TGGGCATAGTAGTACGTAAGAactaaaccaaaaaataaaaaataaaacttgtgATCAAAGAACACCTATTGTCCTCATTGACACCATCTTTTTTCCATATTCTTCCCAGGGCCACCAGGGATATAGCACATTTTAAAGTCTCAACCTATAACCAAAAGagtaatcaaataaaaataaattaaaaagttccAAATATTATCACTGtaagaaagataataaaagtAGAAACAAGTAAAAGAGAATTAAGAGAATGAGCCTTTGGGATATGAGGATGTTGTATCTCCTCACCATAAAGTTAGCAGTAGTGACACTGTACTCATACTTTCCAGCTCTCTTGGACCAAACTATTAGAATGGCTTGTGAACTAGTAAGAATAGTCAGTGCAAGTGTAACAACGGACctatatcaaaaggggtaatgATTAATTAAGAACTCAAACAAGTATTCACTTATTATATGTCAATTGTCATACTTGCGCTTCCACTTTGCCTTGGTCCTGTGGATGTCAATCCTGGTTTCTCCCCCGGAACTCAAACTGCTATCTGGCACTGGAGGTGGAGAAAAGGTGTTTATACGGAATGTGAAAACCAGAAATGGATTCTACATCAGAGGAGCGACATTAGGTACCTGAAagcaaaaatgatttttcaacGTCTTCAAGGGCCCCGTCCCTAACTTCATCCTACAGCAACGCACCAAATCAAAATCACCATTAATTAAGACCAATCGGTTGACGGAAGAAATATGCTAACTAACTCTTCACCAAAGCAATCACCTCACCTCGTCTTTGATTTTCCTGTACTCCATTTTTTTGCCTATATCACAGAGATCTGCCCTTCACTCTCATGTGCACCGGAAAACAGAGTTCAAATTCTAAACTCTTACTTTCCGAATCCTGGATGCAACCCAATGCCAGCCAAGCCAACAGATCTCGTCTCCACTGCTCGCTGAGGCTTAATTGCCACACGAAAATTTCTAATCCAATAAGTCTATTGAATTTGGAACATGACCTTATCACATGGAAGAAATTTAtgtcaatttttaaaaactttatgaATATACAAGCGGAGTCCTAAATACAAGTATAATTAAGGAGATAATTATTAtggtaaaattaattaaaaaatattttattttctatgtttataatattctaattatattgtaaaaagactcatatattttattaaaataaaaaaactataattataatcaaatatgtataataaaaatagctataaaatattttagcttttatttaaaaatgataattataatatatacaataaaaGCACTTTAAACTTTTgtgtaatataaatatataaacagtaaaataaaaaaaataatgccaaaaaaatacataattcaGTTTCCTTGATAATTATTATAGATAATGGTTTATTAAAGATTTTCTTAAAATGTCTTTATGATcgagattttataatttataatattaaagatatGAAATTATTAGATAGAATTTAAAGAGAGTTTTATACATTTAcgagaattatatatatatatatatatatatatatagattaatatcttaattttaatatagtattttCAAAAAGTccaagattttttttaagtgtgatgacttttatttttaagaaaaaaaatatttttaaaataattttaaagaagtACATGAAAGTAAATTCAAAGGACATTTTGTTAATGTCAAAAATTTAGACActtgaagaaaattttattGGTGTAATGTaacaaattatgttttaaagttttgtaaaaaaaatgtctattatttaaaaatgttgactttaagaaaaaatgtctattatttaaaaatctcAACTTCAAGTTTTGCATATTTCTTACCAAAGTAAAGACTAAAACTCCATGATTCGCTAAACATTTGATGTAACTTACCAAGAATAACAAAAATACCTATAGATATTTGTTAGTGATATTAACAATACATGCAGGTaagaataaagataatatataacaGGTATCTTaatacttatttataaatagaaaaagtataaatattatattattcgtATTAGTTTgtttgtatattaaaattaaaatttaatttatatttttattaaattaaattaaatttaattaaaattaaaatttaattaatactttattagtttaaatttaattaaaattcaattttaatatatatatatatatatatttatattttatttagaaaaattataaaatgtatttttttaaatgtttataactATTCGTAAATATTagtagattttttaaaattcaacaaTATGTTTTAAACCAAACTAAGGGATAAGGGTTTTGTGAAATCTTTTTATGTTAATAGGTAAAAGGATTGGAGTTGGTTGGATGTATTTACTAAGATAAGCTAATCTTTTTTTAAAGCTAATGCTTTATATCATTTGTTGACGAAGCTAACTCTCCATGAGGTAATTGGATGATTTTCCAAGTAAAAGAGCCTATTACCtgttagaaacaaaaataaatagaaataaagttCCAAAAAAATGAACACAATAAACCATATTCTTCTCCAATATGAGTTTTACTCACGTCTCAAATGAATTCAATaacatattcaaataaaatttgatcGAAAGTGAGAATGGTTTACAGATTTCAATagaaataacaaattttttttctgttgctGATCAAGTAATTGGTAAACATTATTCATGTTCGACACGACTAATTGTCATCCCTATCTATTACACAAATCAACACATATCTCTGAACCAAATATTGTAggaaaatattcttcataaGTTACTATTCTTACTTCTCCACTTCCTTCATTCATCACCATCAAACcttcatcttatttattttttcttttactaggTTGATACATAAATCCAAGATATCAGAATctcttaataattcaaaatatcttATCCTAatctattatttctttttataacaCATCCTTATGCTTACCTccaaaaactaataaagaaaATCATCATATTTGTGACCAACTCCAtcttgaataattaattatcttatcATATATTgtccaaacaaaaaaataattgtaaacacacaatttttttacataatgaTGAGTTTTTAGAAGATAGTTActataaagataaataatactAATGAAATCTCAACCTGATCAACATAAGATATTGACACAAGTTTCAACCAAAAGCCTTAAAACAATAGGGTCATCATCTTTATATAGTATTCAACTCTCGTGTTTATCTTTAATACAGAGTTAGGACTCATACTATAATTTCTATTATTCTTCCATTGAGAAGTGAGTTTCTTTCACATTAGTGCATCTCCTCAATATTCCTAATTCTCaagtatacattttttattatgatcCTTGTTAACAAAATAGACTTACTTGAATTCTccataaaaaaaactttcaatACATAAATCGAactaatgaattaataaaaaaaaataaccaattTTTCATACCACTATTAATAATAAGGAAAATAATCTCttaatataatagaaatttAACTACTTCCACACTTCAAAACCTAGTTCCATAAATACtcaatgaaaattttattattcatcatacaatttttttataaaaggtgaaaattcatataatttttgttaagtATTTATAGATATAGGCACCACTTCTTatacttaatattattttcattgcgTGATTTCCAATATATAAGTGTTCCGTTAtctaaattattgaaatataataaaaaaaatctgttcAATCCAAGcgattcattaaataaaaatcatcaatatttgaattaaaatatgcGTGTTAGATTACTAAAAATACAACGAGGATGAATGTCGGttataaaaaatacagaaaGGATTATATCTAGTCTATTTAAAAATGATAGTAGGAGACGTAAGTGTATTCTAATTAAGGGAAACacgtatttttttaaaaactaaaggAGGGTGTGTAATTTAACTCAGGAATTGAGAACTCTATAACtattaaattaacttatatacTAAGGTaaccaaatttaaaatactttttaaaaaatatataagaaaaatatatacaacaTATTAGTAGTGAGATATcttttaactaatttaattaaataaatttgttgaataaaaaaataaaggtaggtattaatgtaatatttaatgttattattatagaatttaaataattaaccattttttctagcatattatatatttaaaatatgtgtttgtgttaaataattttatttatatatagacaTAAGTATGAAATCTATCCTAAAAAGAGTATgaaatatgtaatatatttaaaaatatcatttaagcTAAATAAAATGTAGATAATAACAAGATGAAAGATTTTTACCGCCCTGGTCCGATCTGGATCCAGTGAGTGAGTATtgacttgaaaataaaaacaccaCATAAGAAGAGACAACTGGAAAGTGAAGAAAGACAGAAGAGAAGAAGTAAAATAGCAACACATGACCCAATGCTCGCGACCCCACCAAAGGAATAAAACAGGCTGTGGTAGAGCTGTGTGGTGCGAAGGTTCCATTTTACCTCCCTACCTTCTTATTGTGCTTTCCTTCGTAACCAAACAGTGCTTGAAAGCATGGGTGTGGGTGAGAACCGGAGTTTCTTCGGCACCGGAAAGCCATCGCTTCCTGTGTCGCGTTCTGACTCTAACTCTAACCTAAATGAAGGAGGCCTTCGCCGGCGTCTTTCCTCTCTGTCTCTCAAGATCCAAGGCTCCACGGCCGGCGGCGGAGGCGCATCGTATTGGTCGTTTCCCAGATCCAAGTCTCTCTCATCGATGAGTGACTATGCCGGCACCTCTATCAGGAAATGGTGGGACCGGAGCTGGGCTTGGATCCTCTCCAGGAAGCCAATCTTTGTGGCGGATCTCGAAATGAACCATCAGGAAACGAAGCTCCTCGGCTCCCACAACAGAGGCACTCTGAGACATGTTATCTATAAGATGCGCTCTGAGATCCGAAGATTCATCCCTTCTTCTGATCACGCCACACTTCCTCAAACCTCCTCTTGAATTCCAGCTCGTAATGCTTCATGTGCACCTACGTCTTTCAAATTGCAGATCTATTGCTATCTATTCctttgttctttcttgtgtaCAATTTTTAGTGTTCATGTTTCTTCAATATTGTTTCTCCCAATGGACCATCTCACACTAAGCCTGTACTGTACGCAAATTACGTGCATGTATAATTGCTATATATCCATTAATATTCTATCTATGTTGTGGCTTGGCTTCCTATGCTATATATAAAATTGCCTAAtggagtattttatttttagctgCAATTGCTCACTGCAAGCTCTTGAATTGTAAAACTCATTTTAGTGAGAATTCCATAGAATGCATAATGATTGGTGAATCCTTTGTTTTACATGTCCTGAGATGGAAGTTTCTTTTCCCAAGTTGCTGTTTCCTTTCATTTTTTCTGCCATTTGTATCTAACTCATCTCTGTCGGTGTGGTGCGGTTGCCGTTTCATGTGGCGGTTTATGACTCAACGACACACTGTTCCACCACCACAACACCAACCAACcaaaaatcacatatatattcATACGATTTTTGTCGGTGCACTATTTattttctcccttttttttcactctttgctaaataattttttttccttttcactttttgataaataagaaataattgttttattatatgtatatttgaAAAACACGAACTACGATTATAAAAAAAtcgtaaaaaaaattgttaaaagaacttttaacataaaaaaatatagctAAGTGCATGCTTTCGAGCTGTAGTATAAGGATGAGAATGATGtaaggaaaataataaagaaaagaaattaatataggTAACtgaattattatattgtttttttatattataacacTAACCATAGAGACACGTGGTAGGTAGGAAATGcttaactttttatataaatttctttaggaagtgaagataaaaagaaaatatttctgttttaaagatactttcttttttaaataaaaaagataaggaaatatattataaatgttaatataatttacttttaatataataaaataaattataattttatttcaataaatttaatttagttagttttatttattaaatttttgcagtttatataattaattatatgtttaatctTTAACAAGTATGATTATGTGtatattagagaaaaaataattttaatatgcaaTTTTTAAGATCCTTTCactttagttttgtttttgaaaatttatataactttttacttttattttattttataaatttataactctcaatattttatttatgtattgtttggtatatataaatgagttttttaccttttatttttattttttgttttgtgaatttaaaattcttaCTTGTTATTTTAAAGCTAATTCTACATTCAtgttagttttttctttaagtCACATATTACACTTATTACATACTAAAACATGCTTAATTAtattaactattaataaaatttgattaaaactaacaaaacaaaatcaaagttattacagtttttttttattatatgaaagaTAAAGTATACTCAAAATTTATATTGAGCGGATTATTTATCctaatcttaaatattaataagtacCAAATTATAGATTTTACTTTTCGTCACACATAAAAAATTTTCATGtgaatttgttttaatagattgcttatattatttaaaatataagctTTCCTAAATTTgtataacatatttaatatagaGATCTGTTCAACCAGATAAAACctcaaaaataatgaaatatataaaaatgatctGGTAAAAGATATCTTAATCTAAAACACATTATTGAATAATATACCAAATCTTATAAGACAAATTGATTCTACCAAAAAAACATGAATAGTTATTATATCAAGAAAAGATTAACTCTCTCTCTATATAATggtaactaaaatattaaaaactaatttactactctaacattttttttttgaaaaaatagaatcataatattaattttacaaaacttaaactattttCAGATTTCAGAAAAAGtaactatataaataaaatttacattcaaaTTGTAGAAAATTAcgtgtaattttatttaaaggtcatttaaaatagtttatattatatcatatagttatttaatttattatttacgtGCACCAAACACTGTACAGGATTATCTTATAACaaagatttttattttggaaaaaataattttaaaagatttaactGTTCGGAATTTtggaaaaagtaaaatgaattttttaatatttttggaaGTTTTTCAAGTAACTTCTTCAAAtgcaatgttttttttttaaataaaacaatgtaTTTATAGATgcagtaaaataatatatattagcacttgaaaaaattatttttacgaTAAATAGTCTTTTGTTTTAATCTATGGTTATCAATTATTGAATGAAAATACATCATACTTTAATCTCCTAAAcaaatttctataaataattattccTTAATTTCTGAGCATACATCATGGTCTTAGAAAAACAGACATTTTTTATGTACATATAAAACCTTTATTCtataacactttttttaatgttttcttaaaacctttaatttaatatatttttttgtggaCGCGCTAAACCAATCATTTAGTATTCTTTAAAACTAGTTTTCTCATACAAtatgaaaccctaaaatcaatTTTGCCACCACTTTCTCCATTTCTTATACAGTCCGAAGTCCTAATATTTGTTCCCATCCTTCTCCGTCTTTTTCCCCATTTCTGGAATAAACTGAGTGGAATTTGTGATTACTGTCTCAAACCTCAGGAAAACTCCCAAACCCGTGTTGCATTGGCGAGGGCCTTAACAGGTCTCAAATTCAGTCGTTCGAAATAAAGTTCGTGCGTGAAACAATCTTCAACTGGAAATTTGAGAAGCTCAAACCCGCTGCTGAGGAGGTCGAGCACGTGGTGGCGCTGATGCTTCTCCCATGAAGGTCAAAGACAGTGTTGTGATTGTCCTAAAGGTGAGATTTTTAAAATGGtacattataaaattgtaagacAACTGTttattttgatgcatttttGTGTTTGGAATTGGTATTGGTTTGGGTTCTGAGATTTTCAGTGATATGATTTGGTTTTCCAGTGGTAGTTGTAATTGCACCTTCATTCTGTGTTTATTGGTTTAGGTTCTTCCTGTATATATGTGATTACGTGAGTTTATAGGGTATAAAAATAGGGTTATGGATACTGATGTGATGGATTtgtttagaaataaaacaatGAAGAATTATAGAATACATTGAAATATTTGGGAGAAGGGTTTTGGATGAAGACGAAGAGTGAAAGAGATCTAGAGATATGGAGTGAAATGGGGTCCATTGCTTGTATAAGTGATTTGTTTGGTGATTACTCTGTGATTTGTGTAATGAGTAATTGTAGAATTGCTGACATTACTAGTAAATAATGAAGACAACATCACACTAAAATAACTTCAACGAGAGCTttgttatcttttaatatattttttttatgtttattgagTTTTTAACTAATTGAAGTTGCAATATGCTAGAGTTGCTCATGCCTGATCAATTTGTTAGTCTTGGAGCCAAGCATCAGTAATTTGCATATAACTGTTACCAAGAGAATTTACTTTACTTTTGAGTGAAATGAAAAGAACAGTCTTTTGATAGCATGATAACATGATCTGTCTTAGTTGCCTACTTCGTGAAAGAGATATGGtgtaatcattttaattattgagaAAGCTTTTAGCATGATATGATATGAGCCATATTATGAAACTCTAATTTTTGGGTGCAGATTTATGATTTACTAAAAAAGAATCACGTGATTTGTCTTCTATGCAGCTTTAAGTATCCATGCTTATATGCCTTTTAGCTTTAAAGTTATCATATTCTTTGTTATTTCTCTCTTAAAATGCTTGAAGGGTATGTTGTTAGCCTTTATGTCAACATACTCTGTTTTGtggaaataaaatttggaaTGAAATGTTTCTTCTCCCTTTGTTTACCTTTGTATCAAACAATAGCCACCTGACCGTCTTACCTTGTGTCTAGGCTTAGCCCCAAGTTTCAATCCGGAGATTATTTTGCAAGTGGTTCTTACTTCAATTAAGGATTGCAGTTTAAATGGGAAAGCAAGTCACCCGCAACATTAATGTCTCAATCCGGGGATTATTTTGCAAGTGGTTCTTACTTCAATTACCTTGTTCCCATCCTTCTCCGTCTTTTTCCCCATTTCTGGAATAAACTGAGTAGAATTTGTTGTCTCAAACCTCAGGAAAACTCCCAAACCCGTGTTGCATTGGCGAGAGCCTTAAATTCAGTCGTTCGAAATAAAGTTCGTGCGTGAAACACAAATCTTCAACTGGAAATTTGAGAAGCTCAAAAGGATTGCAGCGTCCATGGCATATTTTAAAAGCCGTTAGATTAAGCAAGAGCTTGGTAATCATTGTTCTTGCTCTTCTTCCCTCAGATttcgtcatttttttttatcttgaatCAATTGTATTTTGACTTACACCCGTTGGCAATGAAGCTCCCTGTGCGGTACTTGATTGTTATTTTGACCTTCATCTGCACCTCAGTTTGCTACATCGAACGAGTAGGGTTTTCCATCGCTTACACCGTTGCTGCTGACGGTGCTGGGGTGAATCAATCGAGCAAAGGTACTATACTGTCCACCTTCTATTACGGATACGCCTGTTCTCAAGTTCCCGGAGGATGGGCTGCTCAGAGAATCGGGGGGAGGAGGGTCCTGCTTCTTTCGTTTCTTTTGTGGTCATTGACTTGTGCACTTCTTCCTCTCGATCCCAATCGTGTTATTCTTTTAGTTGTTGCTCGTTTGCTCGTTGGTGTAGCACAGGGTTTTATTTTCCCTTCCATTCACACAGTTCTAGCACAGTGGGTTCCCCCTCACGAGAGATCTAGATCCGTCTCTCTCACCACTTCAGGGATGTATCTGGGTGCAGCTCTAGGAATGCTTCTTCTTCCTACTCTGGTCAAGTTCAGAGGCCCTCAATCTGTGTTCCTTGCGGAGGCGGCATTGGGTGCTTCATGGTCTTTACTTTGGTTCAAATATGCCATTGATCCCAAATCCACTGCTTCTGGTGTTGGGGAATTAGTCTTAcccatcaataaaaaaatggaCTCTCACAACAAAAAGGTACTTTCAGCCAAAATCCCCTGGGTCAAAATTTTAACCAGCTTCCCTGTTTGGGCTATTGTTGTCAATAACTTCACCTTTCACTATGCTTTATATGTGCTCATGAACTGGCTCCCAACCTACTTTGAATTAGGCCTTAAGCTTAGCCTGCAAGACATGGGTTCCTCTAAAATGTTGCCCTATCTCAACATGTTCCTGTTCTCCAACATTGGTGGTGTTGTTGCCGACTACTTGATCACCAGGAGAATATTATCTGTCACCAAAACCAGGAAATTCTTGAACACCGTAGGGTTCTTGGTTGCTTCTCTTGCCTTGGTGGTGATTCCCAGTTTCAGAACTTCTGGTGGTGCTGTCTTCTGTTCTTCTGTGGCTCTTGGTTTCTTGGCACTTGGCAGAGCTGGATTTGCAGTGAACCACATGGATGTTGCTCCGAGATACGCTGGAATAGTGATGGGTGTTTCTAATACTGCGGGTACTTTGGCTGGCATTGTGGGCGTTGACCTAACTGGGAAGCTTCTTGAAG
This window of the Vigna angularis cultivar LongXiaoDou No.4 chromosome 7, ASM1680809v1, whole genome shotgun sequence genome carries:
- the LOC108320176 gene encoding probable anion transporter 5; translated protein: MKLPVRYLIVILTFICTSVCYIERVGFSIAYTVAADGAGVNQSSKGTILSTFYYGYACSQVPGGWAAQRIGGRRVLLLSFLLWSLTCALLPLDPNRVILLVVARLLVGVAQGFIFPSIHTVLAQWVPPHERSRSVSLTTSGMYLGAALGMLLLPTLVKFRGPQSVFLAEAALGASWSLLWFKYAIDPKSTASGVGELVLPINKKMDSHNKKVLSAKIPWVKILTSFPVWAIVVNNFTFHYALYVLMNWLPTYFELGLKLSLQDMGSSKMLPYLNMFLFSNIGGVVADYLITRRILSVTKTRKFLNTVGFLVASLALVVIPSFRTSGGAVFCSSVALGFLALGRAGFAVNHMDVAPRYAGIVMGVSNTAGTLAGIVGVDLTGKLLEAAKAANSDLSSPESWRTVFFIPGFLCIFSSFVFLLFSTGERIFD
- the LOC108320162 gene encoding uncharacterized protein LOC108320162, translated to MGVGENRSFFGTGKPSLPVSRSDSNSNLNEGGLRRRLSSLSLKIQGSTAGGGGASYWSFPRSKSLSSMSDYAGTSIRKWWDRSWAWILSRKPIFVADLEMNHQETKLLGSHNRGTLRHVIYKMRSEIRRFIPSSDHATLPQTSS